GCCGGCTTTGTTGCCCATCGCGCTCGCTTTGAACGGCTGCACGACGGTCGGCCCGAACTACAAACTGCCGGAGAACGCGGCCGTCAACGCGCCGTATGCGAACGCGGCCATCGACGGCGCGGACAAGGCGCCCGTCACGCAGCAAGCCGTGCCGTCGAAGTGGTGGCGTCTGTATGACGACCCCGTGCTCGATCAGCTGGTCACAGAAGCGCTGTCGTCGAACACCGATCTGCGCGTCGCCGCCGCCAATCTCGCGCGCTCGCGCGCCCAGCTCGACTTCGCGAACGAACAGGGCGGCTTTTCCGGCAAGACGTCGGCGGCCTTCCAGCGCGCGCAGGAATCCGCCGAACAGTACCTGTTGACGGAAAAGATTCCCGTCGTCAACGAAGGCGCGCTGGATCTGAGCGTGTCGTATGAGATCGATCTGTTCGGCAAGCTGCGGCGCGGCGTGGAAGCCGCGAAGGCCGACGACGAAGCCGTCGAAGCCGCAAGCGACCTCGCCCGCATCACGGTGGTCGCCGATGTCGTGCGCGCCTACGTTGAATCGTGCTCGGCAGCGGAAGAACTGGAGATCGCGCAGAAGTCTTTGGCCCTGCAAAAGGAACGGGTCAAGCTCACGCAACGTCTGCGCGACGCAGGCCGCGGCAACCAGCCCGATGTGACGCGCGGCCAGACCCAGGCCGACACGCTCGCCGCCGACATTCCGCGCTTCGTCGCGCGCCGCCGCGCCGCGCAATACCGGCTCGCGATGCTGCTCGCGCGCGCGCCGTCCGATCTGCCGCCCGCCGCCCTCGCCTGCAGCCGGCTGCCGCATCTGAAGCAACCGATTCCCGTCGGCGACGGTGCGGCGCTGCTCAAGCGCCGCCCGGACGTGCGCCAGGCCGAACGGCTGCTGGCGGCGTCGACGGCGCGCATCGGCGTCGCGACGGCGGCGCTGTATCCGACCGTGAGCATTGGCGCATCGGCGGGCTCGGTCGGCGTCGTCGAGGATCTGTTCGGCCCGACCACGAACCGCTGGGCGTTCGGCCCGCTGATCAGCTGGACATTCCCGATCAACGGCCAGCGCGCCCGCGTCCACGAAGCGGAAGCCGCGACGGGCGGCGCGCTCGCGCATTTCGACGGCGTCGTGCTGAATGCGCTGCGCGAAACGCAGACGAGCCTGTCGACCTACGCATCCGATACGACGCGCGCCGATGCATTGCGCACCGCGTACAAGTCGGCCGTGCAGTCGGCGGATGAAACGCATCGCCTGTACGCCGCGGGCCGCGACACCTTCATCGACGATCTCGACGCGACGCGCACGCTCACGAGCGTCGCCGCGCAGGTGTCGGCGGCCGAAGGCCAGGTTGCGGTCGATCAGGTGAATCTGTTCCTCGCGCTCGGCGGCGGCTGGGAAGAAGAAAAGAACGACAGCAGCGCCAGCGAGAAAGTCGGCGCCAAGGCCGACTGAGCCGCTTCAGTCGTCCGCTTCGAAAGCGGTTCCGACGAACCGCTCGATCACGCCATTGAACAGCGTAGGCCGCTGCAGCGGCGCGAAATGGCTGACGTTCGGCAGCACGATCAGCTCGGCGTCCGGGATGGTTTGCGCCAGATACACGGCGTGTTCCTGCTTGATGAACTCGTCGTGCTCGCCGATCGCTATGGTCACGCGCACGCGGATTTGCGCGAGATCGTCGGCCGAGTAATCGGGCTGCGTGCGCTGCATCTCGCTGACGGCGGCGACGAACGCGTCGAACTCGCCGGGCGTTGCCGACAGCGCCTCGTAGTCCGCGCGATGCCGCCTGAAGCAGCGGTCGATCACGGGCGTCGGCACGAATGGCTTCGCGCCGCCGGGGTCCATGTTGCACGCGAAGAAGAACACGCCCGCGACGCGCTGCGGCGCGCGCCGGCCGAGAATCAGCGCGGTACACGCGCCGTCGCTCCAGCCGATGAACGCCGCTTGCTGTACGTGCAGAGCGTCGAGTACGGCGAGCACGTCGGACGCCATCAGCTCGTAGCTGTACGGTTGCGCGTCGCGTGTGCTGCGGCCATGTCCGCGGCTGTCGATCAGGATCGCCCGGTAGCCCGCCGCAACCAGCACGGGCACCTGATAACCCCAGTTGCCGCGATGCCCGAGGCCGCCGTGCAACAGCACCACGGGGTGGCCCGCGCCGTACGTCGACCACGCGATGCGTGCGCCCGCGTTGTCCACAAAGCCTTCTTCCTGCGCTTCGGGCAGCGGCGCCGCGCCGTGCGCTTCGAAGTGTTTCAGTTCGTCGTCCGATTGCATGTCGATCGCGCTCCGTGAAGAAAAGCTACCGGTTCATTGTGACAGTTCACGCTCCGTCGGCGCTGTCGGGCGTCTGCTTGCTCAGCGGCGCAACGTGTGCTCGCCGCCGCTCCGCGCCGAGACCCACGAGCACGACGATCAGCCCCAGCGCGCCCATCCCGAGCGAGATCGCCACAACGACCACGCTCATGCGCCCATTCCCGGAAAACACGCCGACCAGCAAACCCGCCAGCGGTTGCGTCAGGTTATTGAGCATGATGACGACGCCAAGCGTCTTGCCGTAGTCCTTCGCGGGAATAATCGCCTGACGCACGCTGCGGATATAGATGCTGAACATCTTGTCGAAGCCAACGATCAGCAGAAAGCCCGCGACGTAGCCCCACACGGAAGGACTCACGCCCGCGAGCAGGCCGCCCGCGAAGATCGCAAGAAACGATACGAGCCCGAGCGTCTTGCGCGGAATCCGCACGCGGGCGATCAGCAGCAGGATCACGATCGTCGCGATCGCGCCCGCCGTCTGCACGAACGCGTAGAACGCATCCGGCCGGCGATGCAGCCCCGTCACCATCGCGGCCGAGGTCGCGAGCGTCACGCCGATCACGAGATTCTCGGCGGCGGCCAGCGCGACCAGCCGGCTCAGCCCCGGCAACCTCACGACATGCGCCAGCGCCGTTTTTACGGGCGCGAACCAGTCGCCGCCTCCATGCCCGTGCGGCGTCCATTCGAAAGCGCTTGCGCGCTGCCAGAAGAGTGTCGCGCCATCGGCGGCG
The Paraburkholderia terrae genome window above contains:
- a CDS encoding efflux transporter outer membrane subunit; this translates as MKRFPSLTATRAGLALLPALLPIALALNGCTTVGPNYKLPENAAVNAPYANAAIDGADKAPVTQQAVPSKWWRLYDDPVLDQLVTEALSSNTDLRVAAANLARSRAQLDFANEQGGFSGKTSAAFQRAQESAEQYLLTEKIPVVNEGALDLSVSYEIDLFGKLRRGVEAAKADDEAVEAASDLARITVVADVVRAYVESCSAAEELEIAQKSLALQKERVKLTQRLRDAGRGNQPDVTRGQTQADTLAADIPRFVARRRAAQYRLAMLLARAPSDLPPAALACSRLPHLKQPIPVGDGAALLKRRPDVRQAERLLAASTARIGVATAALYPTVSIGASAGSVGVVEDLFGPTTNRWAFGPLISWTFPINGQRARVHEAEAATGGALAHFDGVVLNALRETQTSLSTYASDTTRADALRTAYKSAVQSADETHRLYAAGRDTFIDDLDATRTLTSVAAQVSAAEGQVAVDQVNLFLALGGGWEEEKNDSSASEKVGAKAD
- a CDS encoding alpha/beta fold hydrolase gives rise to the protein MQSDDELKHFEAHGAAPLPEAQEEGFVDNAGARIAWSTYGAGHPVVLLHGGLGHRGNWGYQVPVLVAAGYRAILIDSRGHGRSTRDAQPYSYELMASDVLAVLDALHVQQAAFIGWSDGACTALILGRRAPQRVAGVFFFACNMDPGGAKPFVPTPVIDRCFRRHRADYEALSATPGEFDAFVAAVSEMQRTQPDYSADDLAQIRVRVTIAIGEHDEFIKQEHAVYLAQTIPDAELIVLPNVSHFAPLQRPTLFNGVIERFVGTAFEADD
- a CDS encoding MFS transporter produces the protein MRAQHQAFFASLFFSRLADQILLFLVPLVVFQTTQKATWSGIAFFIEAFPRYIVFPVCGALCDRMSPVTVLRASQRFRAMACAAGIAGFAVAGGIGWLIALSAVCGTLTSQGLVAREVLLPQVFTSERFEKVLSYAQIADQVGVVLGPMLAGLLLGWWRWEYVVGVAAVLFFAADGATLFWQRASAFEWTPHGHGGGDWFAPVKTALAHVVRLPGLSRLVALAAAENLVIGVTLATSAAMVTGLHRRPDAFYAFVQTAGAIATIVILLLIARVRIPRKTLGLVSFLAIFAGGLLAGVSPSVWGYVAGFLLIVGFDKMFSIYIRSVRQAIIPAKDYGKTLGVVIMLNNLTQPLAGLLVGVFSGNGRMSVVVVAISLGMGALGLIVVLVGLGAERRRAHVAPLSKQTPDSADGA